The following proteins come from a genomic window of Anguilla rostrata isolate EN2019 chromosome 17, ASM1855537v3, whole genome shotgun sequence:
- the srl gene encoding sarcalumenin isoform X3, which translates to MEQAYKYSELRQHEISAYPGRTLGASATDGEITSKPMVLFLGPWSVGKSTMVNYLLGLQDSPYQLYTGAEPTTSEFTVIMHGEKVRSIEGIVMAADSSRSFSPLEKFGQNFLEKLVGIEIPHKLLERVTFVDTPGIIENRKQQERGYPFNDVCQWFIDRADLIFVVFDPTKLDVGLELEMLFRQLKGRESQIRIILNKADNLATQDLMRVYGALFWSLAPLINVTEPPRVYVSSFWPYEYAPDTSRDLFKREEVSLLEDLNQVIENRLENKIAFIRQHGIRVRIHGLLVDRYVQTFKDKMSFFSDPELVFKEIVDDPDKFYIFKSILAKTNVSKFDLPNRDAYRDFFGINPVNSFKQLSAQCSYMGGCLLDKIEKAITNELPSLLSSISSGKSPGLSSCEATGCGEKPKNRYRRH; encoded by the exons ATGGGGAGATCACCTCCAAGCCCATGGTACTGTTTCTGGGTCCCTGGAGCGTCGGCAAGTCCACCATGGTCAACTACCTGCTGGGCCTGCAGGATTCCCCTTACCAGCTctacacag gtgCTGAACCCACTACCTCTGAGTTCACGGTGATCATGCACGGTGAGAAGGTCCGCTCCATCGAGGGCATCGTGATGGCAGCCGACAGCTCCCGCTCCTTCTCGCCGCTGGAGAAGTTTGGCCAGAACTTCCTGGAGAAGCTGGTCGGCATCGAGATACCCCACAAGCTTCTGGAGAGGGTCACCTTCGTCGACACGCCCGGCATCATTGAGAACCGCAAACAGCAGGAGAGGG GCTACCCCTTCAACGACGTGTGCCAGTGGTTCATCGACCGGGCGGACCTGATCTTCGTGGTGTTCGACCCCACCAAGCTGGACGTGGGCCTGGAGCTGGAGATGCTGTTCAGGCAGCTGAAGGGCCGTGAGTCCCAGATCCGCATCATCCTCAACAAGGCCGACAACCTGGCCACGCAGGACCTGATGCGCGTCTACGGCGCCCTCTTCTGGAGCCTGGCGCCGCTCATCAACGTGACCGAGCCGCCCCGCGTCTACGTCAGCTCCTTCTGGCCCTACGAGTACGCGCCCGACACCAGCCGCGACCTCTTCAAGCGCGAGGAGGTCTCCCTGCTGGAGGACCTCAACCAGGTGATCGAGAACCGGCTGGAGAACAAGATCGCCTTCATCCGCCAGCACGGGATCCGCGTGCGCATCCACGGCCTGCTGGTCGACCGCTACGTCCAGACCTTCAAGGACAAGATGAGCTTCTTCAGCGACCCCGAGCTGGTCTTCAAGGAGATCGTGGACGACCCCGACAAGTTCTACATCTTCAAGTCCATCCTGGCCAAGACCAACGTCAGCAAGTTCGACCTGCCCAACCGCGACGCCTACCGCGACTTCTTCGGCATCAACCCGGTGAACAGCTTCAAGCAGCTGTCGGCCCAGTGCTCCTACATGGGCGGCTGCCTGCTGGACAAGATCGAGAAGGCCATCACCAACGAGCTGCCCAGCCTCCTGAGCAGCATCTCCTCCGGGAAGAGCCCCGGGCTCTCGTCCTGCGAGGCCACGGGCTGCGGGGAGAAGCCCAAGAACCGCTACCGCAGACACtga